The following DNA comes from Syntrophorhabdaceae bacterium.
GGTATGAATTCTACTCCGGCCTTCTTGCCGAATTCCATAGCGTGCGCGTTTGCTGCTGCCACGGCTTCAAGGGTCACTTGTTCCCAATAGTCTACGTTGTTCTCGAAGACCTTCTGGATATCGGGCGGAAGGCTCTTCCATTTGGAGAGGTTCATGGCCCGCTGTGATTGTGGAGCCGGATAGAAACCGAACATCGGAACATATTTTGCTACATCAGCAAACTTTAGAGATTCGACGACCTCCATGGGCGCAGTCGTGGCATCCAGAATCCCCTTTTGCATGTTTACATATACATCGGCATTGGAGAT
Coding sequences within:
- the dctP gene encoding TRAP transporter substrate-binding protein DctP, with product KPLQWQGMVNEIISRKPVRKLADVKGLRIKVIGDYSKVFAALGAEGVSISNADVYVNMQKGILDATTAPMEVVESLKFADVAKYVPMFGFYPAPQSQRAMNLSKWKSLPPDIQKVFENNVDYWEQVTLEAVAAANAHAMEFGKKAGVEFIPISAEDKAKLQTLTVSIAEKDAKDLDAKGIRATQILQESQRLIKQYAK